The DNA segment CCCAATTTATCATCTGTCTATCTGACTTTTTCGTCAAAATCTGTGACATAATTAGCTGGCTTCATTTAAGGTATATTGTCGTAGACAACCCTATTAATATGATGAACAAGcatttatctatctatctatctgttcCAGCTCAACAAGTGTCAATGAGCATTAAAAACCACAGCATGACatgttttttttatatactttTGCATGACCTTTTTTTCTcacaaaagaaaacaaataaatacaTGGCGGTGTTTATAGCCACGCCAACCATGGTTTATGGTTGGTAACCAAGTGCGTGTGAGTTGACAAAATatcatattcataaaaaaatataatcatatttttatcatataaaaatttttaatactaaaaattaaaatcaaataatcataaatTATTTGACGTTGACCATTGACCTATCAATTTTGTTTAATCTAAAccattgaccaaaatgcttaagctaaagttgataatagtatactcatcatatccttataagtcaatcttaatcttacccaCTTTCGACGTGGGATTAATCATGGGTGTTACAAGTTGGGATCTATGAGccttggaaaaaaaataaaaattattttttatagttaAAATCATACTTTATagtattcaaaaaaataaaaaaaataattattgagggcttgagaaattaaaaaaattatagggtAATCATAATAAAtagaagttttttttatttttttatttttaaaaaaataaaaaataatgatagatagttatttagattttatataagtaaaatatgttatttttttaatcatttatagGTATTTTTTTGGCTTTTTTGGGGGGTATAATCTTCGTGACACTGTCTTGGCGTGTTCCCACACATCTGCCACCCGCTCGGCATTAAAAGCCTCACGCAGCGCCTCATCAATATCCCACCTCTCAAACCACCCTCCCATCTCTACATATCCATCTCCTCCTCACCGGTTGCTCTCTCACATTAAACGTCAGGCCCATCATGGCTGGGATCTActcttcctccctcctctcctgcctcctcctcctcttgtgcATACTTGGTCCGTCCGCCTCAGACGACTCACTGCAGGACAAGTGCGCATCGGACATCACCAAGTTGCTACCCTGCCAGGACTACGCTAGTGGCAGCAAGGAAGAGCCAACGAGCGACTGCTGCAGCTCGGTGAAGGATATCCGCGGCTCCCAACCTGTTTGCCTCTGCTATGTCATCCAACAGACGCACTCCGGCTCCTCCGCCTTCAAATCCCTCGGCCTCAAGGTTGACAGGCTTGTGCAACTCCCCACCGCTTGCAAGCTTGCCAACTCCAGCGTCAGCGACTGCCCCAGTAAGCCACACTATACCATTTACGAATCCTGTCCGTGATATGATCTTGCTATGTATTTATTATTAGCATGATCAGTTCCTCAGAGCATGATTCCTGCCTTGTGATGATATGTTTAAAGAGTATTGGAAAACCCTCAACTTATCCGAAACATTTTCAAGTCGAGTGGCGAGATCTATCATCTTCTTTAGGGTTTTAGTGCTTCTGGATGCAGGTACAAGTGTAGTTCCTTTGGTTGGGACTGCTTTCAGGCTTGATCTACTTGCCCTAAATTTAACATCCGACTTCCAAATTAATCAAACTATTCCCTTTCATATAGTTCTTTATTTTCACAAATGATAAGCGGTAAAGATGGATTTTGATGCCAATGGTCTTTGGGGTGATCTCCTCCTCCTTACCAATTAATGTTAGAGCTAGtcccagaaaatttaccaaatgATAATTTGACAAttcaaaaaaagataataaaacataaaaaataaaaataacaaaaatactaGAGGAGCAaaccactactataaaagagggactattacaaatgccttaggaagaagttcctaggccataaaacacaaaactattaaacaagaaaagcctaaaacaAACAATTAGATTTTCTTATGATGTATCTGattttaaacaggagataccaaacttgattttcctgatgtgggattaTGTGAGACTTGCCAACCTAACAATTAAGCTAAATAATATCTCCTCCTCGATTATTAGATATGGTTTTgtattatcaattttattaagTGAGTTTGATAGAAAAATTTTCGAAGAAGATTCTTTATATGTAAAAATTATTAGACAAGATTTACAATTTTTAACCTGTGATAAGTGTGTCTATTTTAGTCAATATTTTAGATAATTTGTGGCACTTGGAAAACACGAATCAAGGAATCACACAACTATGTTGCAAAGATCTTTAAGACTTCATTGGAATATTATTTAGTTAACGCATCAATCGAGGATTTTGCTCATAATTAGGTTAGTTATATGTTTTTAATTTACATGAGGAGGTTCGAAGGTGTCAGCTCGTTTAACCGATAAAAATCTTGATAGTTAGTTTATCGTAAGGTCTTATGCTCGAATCCTATCTTCATCATTTATCTGGCAAATAGCATCATACGATTGATAaagaattcaagtcaaagaaccACATGAAAATCTGAAAGGGTAACAGTAAAAGGACTTACAAACAAGGAAACACAAAATTGATTAAATGGAAACTTAATTACAAATAAGGGAACACAAGAAAGCTTCATTTACTAGTAAGTTGTGTAGTAGTGATGATATTTCCCTCATTGTTTGCATCCACACTTGGTCTTGGCCAATTCCCTCTTTACTTTATTTATAGTTCCTCCTTTTACTTGTATATCCATCAGGTCTGATCTGTCCTTGTAGAACTTCATATATCACCAAAGAGATCAGATGATGGTCATGTGTATATACCTTCTCATGCATTGGATGGGGTTTTCAGTAAATACTGCAATGCTAAATTCATCAAAGGAGGCATCACCAGTTGAAGGTTAAGCTATATAGTTATTGCTACCAATAATGACAACAACAGTTGTTGACATGGAAGTTAATTTTGCTCCAGTCTTGCAGCATCATGTATGTTTGGTCTGCATCTTCCTTCTCACTCACTCTCTTGTGGTCCTCTTTTTTGCCAGAGCTTCTCAACTTGTCTCGGAGCTCACCGGATTACTCTATCTTCACAAACATTACGACAGGTTGGGTCTCATAAGATCTACACACCTTTAAGGCTAATCCCAGCAGTGGCTTCAGATCAACTGCATCAACTAAACTTCCTTCTCTTTCATGTTTGTCGCATCGCAGCTAATACCACCTCCAGTGGATCAGCAGATGCGGCACCTTCAAAAGCATTCATCCACAGCATCTGCCTCTATGGAACCTTTGCGATTGGATTAGTCACAGCTACCTTCTTATCTATTTTATCTTAGCAGCTGAATCAGTTCCAAAGATCTTCTTAGTCGTTCATGTTGTTGTCGTCGTCGTCATTCAGTTGTTGATGTTTCAGCCAGAGCAAAACAATCCGTATTTGTTCAGATTCGGACTTGGATTATGACTTTTAGGAAAAAAGACTCTTCTCCGCAGTTGATTATATATTCTTACAGCATATGTTTTCATGTTTCAAGTTGTGTGCAATGAATGCATGAGCATCAGAAACTTGTTTATCTTCCTCATCATATTTCCTTTACGGCACAATTCCATGTTGCAGATGCCACGCATTTCCAACAGCATATGTTTTCATGTTTCAAGTTGTGTGCAATGAATGCATGAGCATCAGAAGCTTGTTTATCTTCCTCATCATATTTCCTTTACGGCACAATTCCATGTTGCAGATGCCACGCATTTCCGACGATGTTATGAATCAAACAagagcaagtttttgcttctttctTTGGGTTTCAATAGTTTTCTCGATGCTATTTAGCTTTCTTGATGCTATATACTATTTGGCATGTGTTGTAAAACACAAATCCCTTAAAACGTGATATTATCACATTTGTATGCTTCGATACAACAAGCATGTGAACTTTAAATGATCATAAATCATATACTTTGGAATACTTGGTGGGTAGTTTGCGAATCCTTACCGTGAGGAAGTCGTTTAGATGTTGAATCTTGATAATGTGCTCTTGTCACTTGACAATACTCTGTAAAACATTATGAGATGTTTCTTTCTCCAATAATATGTTTGTTAGTTACATTCACTATTGACACTTATAATGATATATACTTCTGTGCACCAAATAAATGTCAAAATTATCGAAcaacaaagatgatatttttcatTCATGCATCAACATATCTTTTTTAAGTCATCTAACCATATCGATGCTTCACAAGACATTACTGGGACTTCATCATTAATTAATGGAAAATGtatcattcatgatttgataggtGAAGAACCTCATGATACAGTTGACAATGCAATGCACTCTATCTATCACTCAAGTTGACAAagtgatttataattttaatgcaGACAAGTTCTTAAAACATAGTTCACACTATGGATAGACTTTGACATGACCTACCCAGTTTGTGGCTGATTTATTGACCTTCTATTCAACCGAATAATCTAAAAATCAATCCGCTTTAAATATGTAACCAAAAAACAGGTAAGAGTGCCGTACCTGAAATTGCATCCCTTGCATACAGTAATACATCAAGTGTCCTATAAGGACTTTAAAAAGATTGATCATAAATATGGCTTTACAAAATGGTTGCCAATAAACAGCTGCCTTCAATAAAGCATTTAAGGCTGGGTTAGGTAGTGTTTAAATGATCATCTGCCAATAATCATCTACCTGAAATTCTAAAACGTTTGGATGTAGTGTTTGAATAATCATCCACCTTTCTATAAAAGTGTTTTGAGATTCTCAGTAAATATAGCTGGATTAGCTAGAATTTCAAAAGCTCAGTTAAAATCTAACTATTCTAGAGTCAAGTCTTTCCTACACTACAACTACCAGATAAAAGTAAATCAGGGCAGGCAGTTTATATCTTAGAAATAGCTCAAATcctggaaaataaaaataaaaaaactaattaTACAGTCAAATAGAGTCATGCTAAACCTTGACTTTTCACATTACATCATAACTAGACGTTCTAGAAGGTCTTCAGTGATTCAGGACTTTCTTTATATCACCAGTTCAGCCTCCAACCAAAAGACAAATGAAAAAATGGACAGTATCTAAATAACAAGGATAACAAGCATATGTCTCAACTAGCAACATCGCAAGATAGATGAAGATGTCTACGAAGTTTGTAAAACTAGCATTACTCCAACAAAATCACAAGAAACATATTCTTCAAGTATGACAAATAAACTACAAGTAGATAGCATGAGGCATTCACCCATGGCATGGATACATAGCATCCTAGACATCTACTTCTCAGGAACAATAACTATTTTAATGTCAATGTAGCCTGTTTTATGGATGATTACTTCAAATATGAATATTGGGAAAGAAACTAAATTAAACAGAAAATATGCATGGCTAACAAAATTCTTCTAACCTAATCTTTTCAGAGATATAATGAATCTCATTAAGCAGCAGAATTCATGAATGGTAGGACCATACAGTCAACTTCCATTTTGTAAATCTGGGAACAAAGAACCTTTTTAAGCTCTTCGGTTACAAGGACACCAAAAAGTTCAAACTGAGATTAACAAAACACATTAAAGAAAAAAACCTTTGTTCAACGTAAGGTTGTAAAGCAATTCAAAAGAAACAGAAGGAAAGAAGGGTTGAAGATttctctaaattttttttaaaagaattgAAACATGATCAATGCGGTCTTCGGAGCTGGTGTACAACACCACCCTTCTAAAGCAAACAGCATCTACAACAGATTTCCAACTACCTACCAACAAGTAATAAACAGAATTTCTCTTTAATTGATAAGTTTTATATTTCTGTTACAGAAATATAAAACTTACCAAGATGAAATGGCAGAGCACCTCACAGCATGCTTCCTTTCACAACAGTATCATAAATAATTACTGGGTATTAATCTCTTAgaaatgataaatcataaatgttGTCAAATTTGCTTTAAAATAAAGACTCTTTTTTGTAGTAATCCATTTTAATTAAAGCTCTAATTATGCAGTACTATTTTGATGGTTTTCTATACAAATTACTTCATAAAGCAATAAATTGAACAGATTCAATCACAAAGTTTCTCCTAGTCACAGTCGTCACTTATAAATCATATAAAGACCTCTGGAAACATTAtcacaaaaaaatctttaagGACATAGGACAGAAACAATGCAGAAGCCATTTCTGTTATAATGTCACATATGCCAATGGAATCTAATGGGCCATCGAGGCAACAAGTATATATTTCAATGTAATCTTCGACCTGATCCTGGCCCCATGGGAAAGAAGGAAAATTTATAAATACAAATGGAAAATAGAAAGCAGTGGCATTTAATATACAGCTATGTGCAAGTCATTTGAGTATGGCCCTGAGCTTAGCAGTCTAGAAGCTCCAGCCTACAAAAGAAACACAATTTTGAGCTTAGACAATTGCTTATTAGCTACAGGCAGGAAGTATATACCTAGTATGTCTGAGAGCTATCTTTGCATCCTAACAAACTTCTGGTCAGAGTTGCTTGATAACAACCATCACAGATTATCTCAAAAAGATCATTCATCTTGCATCTTAGTCGTAGTCACCACCAAAAAAAAGGTAGTGATACTATCCAGCTTATTATAACTTTGATATTTGTGACTACAGCTTATCTATCTGTTCAGCAGCTTTCATTACTGCATCTGTTTCCACCTCTGTGACTGCTTGAAGAAGCTCCAAAGGAGTTGCTGCTGGGTCCAACTCATGACAACCTTTTGGAGCATTCACTGCTTCTTCACCTGTCAGTGAATAAGATGGCACTTGATGTGAAAAACGAAACATCTCTTCCTTCTGTATCCTTTTTACTTCCTTAGGATCCAGGTGACGGTGGAACACTGTTTTAAATCCAGCCACTTTCACTAAGGGGGTTACAGTTACACCCAGTTCTTCACTATAGTCCTCAAGTACTTCAACCATGTCATACTTGTAAATGACATCATCAGGAGTATGCTCATTCCATTCCGGGGACCAGTTTCTATAGAGGACCCAGATTTCACCTTTCTTGGGAACTATTTTGATAACACCGCGAGAGCCCTTTTCCCACCTAACCTTGTGAGAGAAAATATTAATTGTTTCATTGACCTCATATTTGCCCACCCTGAAATCACCACAGGTTTTTGCAAAACCAGAAGCAATCCAATTTAGAGATCCAAATTCGCTGTTGGACTTTGAAGTGAGAAAACTCATGCACACTTTGAAAGGAGTGAAGGAAATAATTTTCTGAATCAGTGCATAATGACGAGGCATACCATCTTCTTCATCATAAGTGGCCCACACCTGATCACTTTCAAAAGATTTTTCTGAACGATCATTATCAAAGTCATGAAAATCTGAATCAGGAACATCCATTGACGTCGGTTCATTAATCTCGTTATCTGAATCACCAGGATGTTCATTTATTAAATTCTTCTCGCCAATACATTGTTCGGCATCATTCTTAGATTTGTTCAACAATTCCTCATCAGTAAAATCACCATGAACCGAATCCTTTATCTTTACTTTGTCATCGTTGCTTGGCTTTTGTctatttttttcactttctttctcttcttttctttctgtgGTAGAAGAATGCCACTCTCCCAATTTGCTATGAATTACTAACTTCGTCTTCTCGATCAGCATGTTTTGGATGTCCAAATGTGTAATATGCTGACTGAACTTGTTTTCCATAGCACTCATTCTAGATTTGGATAACTCTACAGAAACTCCATCGACACATTTGACACCAGAAACACCACCATGTTCCTTGCATACCCCTCCATTATCATTCCCAACATCATCACCATTGCCCCTTCTTCTTTTGTTAGGTAGACTATCACTGGAAGCAGCATTGCGCTTGACAGAAGCAATAATGTTCCTTTTCATGGCACTATTCTTCCTGCAAAAAGCCTCTGCTCTTTTGGCTGCAGCTTGTGCCTCTTCACG comes from the Musa acuminata AAA Group cultivar baxijiao chromosome BXJ2-8, Cavendish_Baxijiao_AAA, whole genome shotgun sequence genome and includes:
- the LOC103994165 gene encoding uncharacterized protein LOC103994165 is translated as MECNKDEAFRAKEIAERKFMAEDISGAKKFATKAQNLFPALEGINQMMATLDVYLASESKVFGEMNWYAVLSLNPSADEDTLKKQYRKLALQLHPDKNKSIGAEGAFKLISEAWAVLSDKSRRMIYDQKINVKGYCQRYSQAKNYTIPKTSNGFHNFAKSAASRVRGPKNSSNAARATAHPSSQLPKSNTFWTSCNRCKMQYEYLRLYLNHKLLCPNCHEPFLASETVLPTSRPSFSWAASRQFHQNSSHNTKNVYGPGRNNSSFSGMRASVFQHGANLGSYNNQNFQWGVFSRTAGVASATASSTAAAQAANVVHQTYEKVRREREEAQAAAKRAEAFCRKNSAMKRNIIASVKRNAASSDSLPNKRRRGNGDDVGNDNGGVCKEHGGVSGVKCVDGVSVELSKSRMSAMENKFSQHITHLDIQNMLIEKTKLVIHSKLGEWHSSTTERKEEKESEKNRQKPSNDDKVKIKDSVHGDFTDEELLNKSKNDAEQCIGEKNLINEHPGDSDNEINEPTSMDVPDSDFHDFDNDRSEKSFESDQVWATYDEEDGMPRHYALIQKIISFTPFKVCMSFLTSKSNSEFGSLNWIASGFAKTCGDFRVGKYEVNETINIFSHKVRWEKGSRGVIKIVPKKGEIWVLYRNWSPEWNEHTPDDVIYKYDMVEVLEDYSEELGVTVTPLVKVAGFKTVFHRHLDPKEVKRIQKEEMFRFSHQVPSYSLTGEEAVNAPKGCHELDPAATPLELLQAVTEVETDAVMKAAEQIDKL
- the LOC135618505 gene encoding non-specific lipid transfer protein GPI-anchored 1-like translates to MAGIYSSSLLSCLLLLLCILGPSASDDSLQDKCASDITKLLPCQDYASGSKEEPTSDCCSSVKDIRGSQPVCLCYVIQQTHSGSSAFKSLGLKVDRLVQLPTACKLANSSVSDCPKLLNLSRSSPDYSIFTNITTANTTSSGSADAAPSKAFIHSICLYGTFAIGLVTATFLSILS